A single Campylobacter concisus DNA region contains:
- a CDS encoding peptide chain release factor 2 — MDSYEYNELLKKLQTKVENIGSIVKPEEIKARLKEIEATEQDPDFWQDIARAGALNKEKTKISNMLAKFNDANQAVSDAKELFELANSENDEETINSLFDDAKNLDEKIVNLEISMLLSGEDDGKNAIVSIHPGAGGTESNDWASMLYRMYLRFCEREGFKVETLDFQEGDEAGLKDVSFIVKGENAYGYFKAENGIHRLVRTSPFDSAGRRHTSFSSVMVSPEIDDDIEIEIEEKDLKIDTYRASGAGGQHVNKTESAIRITHIPTGIVVQCQNDRSQHKNRATAMKMLKSRLYELELMKQQEASNSVEKSEIGWGHQIRSYVLFPYQQVKDNRSGEAYSQTDAILDGDIKKMIEGVLIAQKAEA, encoded by the coding sequence TTGGATAGTTACGAATACAACGAGCTTTTAAAGAAGCTACAAACAAAAGTTGAAAACATAGGCTCTATCGTAAAGCCTGAAGAGATCAAGGCTAGACTAAAAGAGATCGAGGCCACCGAGCAAGATCCTGATTTTTGGCAAGATATCGCAAGAGCAGGGGCACTAAATAAAGAAAAAACTAAAATTTCAAACATGCTTGCAAAATTTAACGATGCTAATCAGGCAGTAAGCGATGCAAAGGAGCTTTTTGAGCTAGCAAATTCTGAAAATGACGAAGAGACTATAAATTCTCTTTTTGATGACGCTAAAAATTTAGATGAAAAGATAGTAAATCTTGAAATTTCTATGCTTTTAAGCGGCGAAGATGATGGCAAAAATGCGATCGTATCGATCCACCCTGGAGCTGGCGGCACTGAGAGTAACGACTGGGCGAGTATGCTTTATAGGATGTATCTTAGATTTTGCGAGCGCGAGGGTTTTAAGGTCGAGACTCTTGACTTTCAAGAGGGCGATGAGGCAGGGCTAAAGGACGTGAGCTTTATTGTAAAAGGTGAAAATGCTTATGGATATTTCAAAGCAGAAAATGGTATCCATAGGCTCGTTCGTACAAGCCCATTTGATAGTGCAGGGCGCCGTCATACAAGCTTTTCAAGTGTCATGGTAAGCCCTGAGATAGATGATGATATAGAGATCGAGATCGAAGAGAAAGATCTAAAGATAGATACTTATAGAGCTAGTGGCGCAGGCGGTCAGCACGTAAACAAGACTGAATCTGCCATCCGCATCACGCATATACCAACTGGCATCGTCGTGCAGTGCCAAAACGACCGCAGTCAGCACAAAAATAGAGCTACAGCGATGAAAATGTTAAAATCACGCCTTTACGAGCTTGAGCTGATGAAGCAGCAAGAAGCGAGTAATAGCGTCGAAAAGAGTGAGATCGGCTGGGGGCATCAGATAAGATCATATGTGCTTTTCCCGTATCAGCAAGTAAAAGACAACCGCAGCGGCGAGGCATACTCACAAACTGATGCGATACTTGATGGAGATATCAAAAAGATGATAGAAGGCGTCTTGATCGCTCAAAAGGCTGAGGCGTAG
- a CDS encoding type II secretion system protein, which produces MDHNALLIQLGYNVNETTTAQMCRILNNTDGLLPKSIIELNDHLKPHLCFVAMSGSEDRLKIKNVATVNEIKERVDEIIKNWANKYKMELKKINETTYYIMGKIRD; this is translated from the coding sequence ATGGATCATAATGCACTTTTAATCCAGCTTGGCTATAACGTCAATGAAACGACCACTGCTCAAATGTGTAGAATTTTAAACAATACTGATGGTCTTTTGCCAAAGAGCATAATTGAACTAAATGATCATTTAAAGCCACACCTTTGTTTTGTGGCGATGAGTGGAAGTGAAGATAGACTAAAGATAAAAAATGTAGCTACCGTTAATGAAATAAAAGAGCGAGTTGATGAGATTATAAAAAACTGGGCTAATAAATATAAAATGGAGCTAAAAAAGATAAATGAAACAACTTACTATATAATGGGAAAGATAAGGGACTGA
- a CDS encoding pyridine nucleotide-disulfide oxidoreductase, with product MKYDIVIIGFGKAGKTLAVKAAALGKKVALVERSPKMYGGTCINVGCIPTKRLITAAKEAKFVNNSVESEYYTLSVENKNKLISALNAKNYAMLNDKENIDVIDGVGSFASENSVLVTTPSGEKKIIEGDFIIINSGSKEVDAPFEVVSSNVFSSQTLLDLKNLPKHFVIIGSGFIGIEFASMFANFGSKVTIIGRSKLLKNEDDDIANSVKEALRVQGVEILEGCEIECIKENVLNFKQNGEQRCLRADAFLLALGRVANVDDLNLKAAGVELNEKGFIKTNENLQTNMPNIYAVGDVRGGELFTYTSLDDFRIVYSQIFGDKKRNTKNRSIHANVLFTDTPLARVGVNAKEASKLGLNFKELKLSMATVPGAKVLNHDVGMLKAIVDAQSGEILGASFHCIYANELINEIAIAMNLKANANFFKNQIFTHPSISEALNDLFGQF from the coding sequence ATGAAATATGATATTGTAATTATTGGTTTTGGAAAAGCTGGCAAAACGCTAGCGGTTAAAGCTGCCGCACTTGGCAAAAAAGTGGCTCTTGTAGAGAGATCGCCAAAGATGTATGGAGGCACTTGCATAAATGTTGGCTGCATACCAACCAAACGTCTAATAACAGCCGCTAAAGAGGCAAAATTTGTAAATAATAGCGTTGAAAGCGAATATTACACGCTTAGCGTGGAAAATAAAAATAAGCTAATCTCAGCTTTGAATGCTAAAAACTATGCAATGCTAAATGATAAAGAAAATATCGATGTGATCGATGGTGTTGGCTCATTTGCTAGTGAAAATAGTGTACTTGTAACAACGCCAAGCGGCGAGAAAAAGATAATAGAGGGCGACTTTATCATTATAAATAGTGGCTCAAAAGAAGTAGATGCTCCTTTTGAGGTTGTAAGCTCAAATGTATTTTCAAGCCAAACTTTGCTTGATCTAAAAAATTTACCAAAGCATTTTGTCATTATCGGTAGTGGTTTTATCGGTATAGAGTTTGCATCGATGTTTGCAAATTTTGGCTCAAAAGTGACTATCATAGGGCGTTCAAAACTACTTAAAAACGAAGATGATGATATAGCTAATAGCGTAAAAGAAGCTCTTAGAGTCCAAGGCGTTGAAATTTTAGAGGGTTGCGAGATAGAGTGCATTAAAGAAAATGTATTAAATTTCAAGCAAAATGGCGAGCAAAGATGCCTTAGAGCTGATGCATTTTTGCTCGCGCTTGGCAGAGTGGCAAATGTGGATGATTTAAATTTAAAAGCTGCTGGAGTTGAGCTAAATGAAAAAGGCTTTATAAAGACAAATGAAAATCTTCAAACAAATATGCCAAACATCTATGCGGTAGGCGACGTGCGCGGCGGAGAGCTTTTTACTTACACGAGCTTGGATGATTTTAGGATAGTTTATTCACAAATTTTTGGTGATAAAAAGAGAAATACCAAAAATAGAAGTATTCATGCAAATGTGCTATTTACCGACACTCCATTAGCAAGAGTTGGAGTAAATGCAAAAGAGGCTAGCAAGCTTGGGCTAAATTTTAAAGAGCTAAAGCTTAGCATGGCAACAGTACCAGGCGCAAAAGTCCTAAATCACGATGTAGGTATGCTAAAAGCTATCGTTGATGCACAAAGCGGCGAAATTTTGGGTGCTAGCTTTCACTGCATCTATGCAAATGAGCTGATAAATGAAATCGCAATTGCAATGAATTTAAAAGCAAATGCAAATTTCTTTAAAAATCAAATTTTCACTCATCCAAGTATCAGTGAAGCACTAAATGACTTATTTGGACAATTTTAA
- a CDS encoding Sel1 repeat protein yields MKKVLNFGLILAMGFILSGCWSWQKMVSFGFWQSDEEVRAERLELEKEKMMQNCEGGNSIDCNNLAVNFSNEKDFIKAKGYYEKACNAGLATACSNLGQIYEQGLVDEQKDIQKALKLYKLACDSGDGVGCYNEAMGLKSYIESENLKTHKIDRNKAEARVLKLLAKSCELEYAQSCFLLAKLSGNEAKADTLYKRACQLGKCVDKK; encoded by the coding sequence GTGAAAAAGGTCTTAAATTTTGGTCTTATTTTGGCTATGGGCTTTATACTTAGTGGTTGCTGGTCGTGGCAAAAGATGGTGAGCTTTGGCTTTTGGCAAAGTGATGAGGAGGTTAGGGCGGAACGTCTTGAGCTTGAAAAAGAGAAGATGATGCAAAACTGCGAGGGTGGAAATAGCATCGACTGCAACAATTTAGCTGTAAATTTTAGCAACGAAAAAGACTTCATAAAAGCAAAAGGCTACTACGAAAAAGCTTGCAATGCTGGTCTTGCGACGGCTTGTTCAAATTTAGGCCAAATTTATGAGCAAGGGCTTGTTGATGAACAAAAAGATATCCAAAAGGCTCTAAAACTTTATAAACTAGCTTGTGATAGCGGTGATGGCGTTGGCTGCTATAACGAGGCTATGGGGCTAAAATCTTACATCGAAAGCGAAAATTTAAAAACTCATAAGATAGATAGAAATAAGGCTGAGGCTAGAGTTTTAAAGCTTTTGGCTAAGAGCTGCGAGCTTGAGTACGCTCAGTCGTGCTTTTTGCTTGCAAAGCTAAGCGGCAATGAAGCAAAGGCAGACACACTTTACAAAAGAGCCTGCCAACTTGGCAAATGTGTGGATAAAAAGTAA
- a CDS encoding tRNA-2-methylthio-N(6)-dimethylallyladenosine synthase MiaB (catalyzes the formation of 2-methylthio-N6-(dimethylallyl)adenosine (ms(2)i(6)A) at position 37 in tRNAs that read codons beginning with uridine from N6-(dimethylallyl)adenosine (i(6)A)): protein MSKKLFIQTLGCAMNVRDSEHIIAELSQKEDYSLTQNIDEADLILINTCSVREKPVHKLFSEVGAFEKAKKRGAKIGVCGCTASHLGSEIFKRAPYVDFVLGARNVSKITKAVNTPKFISTDINHDESEYAFGEFRGSPYKSHINISIGCDKKCTYCIVPHTRGDEISIPSSLILKEVEKAASTGAKEIFLLGQNVNNYGKRFSGMQENIDFSDLLVKISEIEGVERIRFTSPHPLHMDDKFLEIFTNNPKICKSMHMPLQSGNTKVLREMKRGYTKEWFLDRALRLRKMCPDVSISTDIIVAFPGESDSEFEDTMDVLEQVRFEQIFSFKYSPRPLTKAATFTNQIDDKTASARLTRLQNRHNEILDEIVAAQKDKIFDVYFEELRANGGVAGRSFNNFLVQVDGSEELLGTTQKVKITNPKRMVLYGELQI, encoded by the coding sequence ATGAGTAAAAAACTCTTTATCCAAACTTTAGGCTGTGCTATGAATGTTCGTGACAGCGAGCATATCATAGCCGAGCTCTCACAAAAAGAAGACTACTCCTTAACACAAAACATAGATGAAGCTGATTTAATCCTTATAAATACTTGCTCGGTTCGTGAAAAGCCAGTTCATAAGCTCTTTAGCGAGGTCGGAGCCTTTGAAAAAGCTAAAAAAAGAGGGGCTAAAATAGGCGTTTGTGGCTGCACTGCAAGCCATTTGGGTAGCGAAATTTTTAAGCGCGCACCTTATGTTGATTTTGTCCTTGGCGCTAGAAATGTTAGCAAGATCACAAAGGCGGTAAATACGCCTAAATTTATCTCAACCGACATCAACCACGACGAGAGCGAATACGCATTTGGCGAGTTTAGAGGCTCACCATATAAAAGCCACATAAACATCTCGATCGGCTGCGATAAAAAATGCACCTACTGCATCGTCCCACACACCAGAGGCGATGAAATTTCTATCCCTTCAAGCCTCATCTTAAAAGAGGTAGAAAAAGCTGCAAGTACCGGCGCAAAAGAGATATTTTTACTAGGGCAAAATGTCAATAACTACGGCAAAAGATTTTCAGGCATGCAAGAAAATATCGATTTTAGCGACCTGCTAGTAAAGATAAGCGAGATAGAGGGCGTTGAGAGGATAAGATTTACAAGTCCGCACCCACTTCACATGGATGATAAATTTCTTGAAATTTTCACTAATAATCCAAAAATTTGTAAATCAATGCACATGCCACTTCAAAGCGGAAATACCAAAGTTTTACGCGAGATGAAGCGCGGATACACAAAAGAGTGGTTTTTAGACCGTGCATTAAGACTTAGAAAGATGTGCCCAGATGTTAGCATCTCAACTGACATTATCGTCGCATTTCCAGGCGAGAGCGATAGTGAATTTGAAGATACGATGGACGTGCTTGAGCAAGTTAGATTTGAGCAAATTTTTAGCTTTAAGTATTCTCCTCGTCCGCTTACAAAGGCAGCTACTTTTACAAATCAAATAGATGACAAAACGGCTTCAGCAAGGCTTACTCGCCTACAAAATCGCCATAACGAAATTTTAGACGAGATCGTGGCGGCACAAAAAGATAAAATTTTTGATGTATATTTTGAAGAGCTAAGAGCAAACGGCGGCGTTGCTGGACGAAGTTTTAACAACTTTTTGGTTCAAGTTGATGGTAGTGAAGAGCTTCTTGGCACTACTCAAAAAGTAAAAATCACAAATCCAAAACGAATGGTTTTGTATGGCGAGCTACAAATTTAA